Part of the Pseudodesulfovibrio hydrargyri genome is shown below.
CCGTTTTCATCCTGGTGGCCGTGACCGTGACCATGCTCTACTTTCTGTGGCGCTACCACTACACGCGCAACCCGCAGCCCACGGACATCAAGGGATCCATCAGCCTGGAGATTCTCTGGACCGTCCTGCCCACGCTCATCGTGCTCGGCCTGTTCTGGACCGGCTGGACCTCGTTCAAGGCCATGCGCACCATCCCGGAAGGGGCCATGACCGTGGCCGTGGAAGGGCGCATGTGGTCCTGGCGGTTCACCTACGGCAACGGCAGGACCTCCAAGGAACTGGTCATCCCGGTGGACACCCCGGTCAAGCTGGACCTGACCACCCGCGACGTGATCCATTCCTTCTACGTCCCGGCCATGCGCGTGAAGTGGGACCTGGTTCCCGGCATGGACACCAACGCCTGGATAGAGTCCGACACCGTGGGCGACTATGACATTTTCTGCGCCGAGTACTGCGGGCTCAAGCACGCGGACATGATCACCATCCTGCGGGTGGTGGACCAGGACGACTTCGACGCCTGGCTGAACGGCAAGGAGGAGCCCGCCGAAGAGGATCTGGGCATGTCCCTGCTCGAGGAGTTCGGCTGCTTCGACTGCCACTCCATGGACCTTTCGGCCGATGCGGCCCCGAGCCTGCTCGACCTGGGCAGCCGCGAGGAGACCGTGATCCTGCCCGACGGCACGGAAAGGAAGATCAAGCCCGACGAGGCGTACATCCGCCAGTCCGTGCGCGAACCCGGCGCGGTCCTGGTCAAGGGCTGGGGCGACGAGATGCCGCCCTACGGCGACGAGCTGTCCGACGCCCAGCTGGGCGTCATGGCCTCCTATCTGCTCAAGGGCGGGCAGGGCAAGGACAAGGGAGCGGCCCTGGCCGACGAGCTCGGCTGCCTGGGCTGCCACACGGACGACGGCACGGACGACGTGGGCCCGACCTTCCTCGGCCTGTACGGCAGCGAGCGCAAGGGCAGGACCTCGGACGGCAAGCCCTACGAGCTCAAGGCGGACGACGAGTACATCCGCAAGGCCATTCTCGAACCGTCGGCCGACGTGCCCGAGGGATACGAGGACCAGATGCCCGCCTTTGACGACCTGGACGAGGGGTCGGTGGACCGGCTCATCGGCTACATCAAGTCCCTGGCGAAAAAGGACGGCGAATGATCCCGGAACGTCTCGCGTCCGTTTCCAGTCTCATTCGGCCCAGGGTCAGCCTGGCCGTGGCCGCCGGCAGCCTGTTCGGCGC
Proteins encoded:
- the coxB gene encoding cytochrome c oxidase subunit II, whose translation is MYPQIFTAAQGVDQAFLIILGFAVFILVAVTVTMLYFLWRYHYTRNPQPTDIKGSISLEILWTVLPTLIVLGLFWTGWTSFKAMRTIPEGAMTVAVEGRMWSWRFTYGNGRTSKELVIPVDTPVKLDLTTRDVIHSFYVPAMRVKWDLVPGMDTNAWIESDTVGDYDIFCAEYCGLKHADMITILRVVDQDDFDAWLNGKEEPAEEDLGMSLLEEFGCFDCHSMDLSADAAPSLLDLGSREETVILPDGTERKIKPDEAYIRQSVREPGAVLVKGWGDEMPPYGDELSDAQLGVMASYLLKGGQGKDKGAALADELGCLGCHTDDGTDDVGPTFLGLYGSERKGRTSDGKPYELKADDEYIRKAILEPSADVPEGYEDQMPAFDDLDEGSVDRLIGYIKSLAKKDGE